The sequence CCCAGCAGATCGATCCCTATCTCATCCGGCTGAACGAGCGCAATGCTACCCTCCCGGTCCAAAGCGCGTATAAAACCGAATACTACAAGGTGTGGCAGGACGATTACGTCCCCGAGGTGCTGGAGGATGCCAAATGGCCCTTTGACGTCTACCGCCCGGAAAACGCCTACGGGCAGAACCTCCAGCCCCTCTCGCAGGCGTGGTTCTATGCGATGCTGCGCGAAGCGGACTGGCAGGCGTACGGCAGCACTGCCGGATGCGCCGTGGCACTGCACCGTTTGGACCTTCGCAACTTCCCGACGCACAAGCCGCTGTTTCACGACCCCTCGGTAGCGGGGGAGGGGTTCCCGTTTGATTACCTGCAGAACAGCACCGTTTTTGCCGGCGAGCCGCTCTACCTTTCGCACTACTCAAAAAGCGGGGCATGGGCCTACGTCCTGACCTCCTACGCGACGGGCTGGGTCCCCTCCGAACGTATTGCACCGGTCGGCGGGGCAGAACGGGAGATACTGCAGGCGCAGCCGCTGGTAGGTCTGCTTGAAGACCGGATGCCGATCCACTCCCTCCGGGGGCAGTATATGTTCGAAGGGTATGTGGGCATGGTCCTGCCGCTGCAGCAAAAAAGCGCGGCACAGTGGCGTGTCGACCCGGCGGGCCATGCCGGTACGGCGGAAATCCCGCATGATGCGGCGGCCGTACTCCCCATGACGTTTACGCGTGAGAATATGCGGCGGGTCATCACACCGGTGATGCAGACAACCTACGGCTGGGGCGGCCTCTACGGCGAGCGGGACTGCTCCTCGACACTGCGGGACATCTTCGCCCCATTCGGCCTCTGGCTGCCGCGCAACTCCTACAAGCAGTCCCGGGTGGGGAAGGTCGTCTCCTTCGAAGGCCTTGACGACGCCGCGAAACTGGCCAGGATCGCTGCCGAGGGCAAGCCCTTTGAAACACTGCTCTACCTCAAGGGGCACATCCTCCTCTACCTGGGGATCTACGACGGCGAGCCGGCGGTCCTGCATACGGTCTGGGGCGTCAAAACTGTTGACGACGAGGGGAATTTCGGCCGGCACATCATCGGGAAGACCGTCATATCATCCCTGCGTCTCGGGCATGAACTGGAAGGGTACAGCGACGAATACTCACTGCTGCATAAAGTGGAAAGTATGAATTTCGTTTTCGAACAGGAGGAGGAGTAGGTACCGCGGAGGCGGTACGCTGCTTAGTGAAGGTCGGCGTTGAGCTTGACTTCGCGGCGGGAGCGCAGGGCGACCATCTCGCCGGTAAAGGAGTCCTGGCGGTAGTGGATGCCGTTGAGGCCCGCGAGATCTTTTCCTTTGAACCAGTCGCCTTCGAGTTCGACACCCGGGTTGGCGGCTTTGATCTTTTCGAGCTCTTCGTATTCGATGAGGAACTTCGTCCCTTCGAGGATCGCGATGCCCGCATCGATGATACAGCCGTCGCCCAGCGGGATGCCGCAGACGGAGTTGGCGCCGAGGAGGCAGTTCTTGCCGATGGAGATAGGGTTGCCGTCGGTGCCGCTGAGGACGCCGAGAATGGATGCGCCGCCGCCAACGTCGGAGCCGTCACCGACAACCGCGGAGCTTGAGATACGCCCTTC is a genomic window of Sulfurimonas sp. HSL1-2 containing:
- a CDS encoding SH3 domain-containing protein, encoding MFSHPRPLTAVAAALLLLSLGGCTPKMLQDTASVALLPPPAGVEDLQRFPQQIDPYLIRLNERNATLPVQSAYKTEYYKVWQDDYVPEVLEDAKWPFDVYRPENAYGQNLQPLSQAWFYAMLREADWQAYGSTAGCAVALHRLDLRNFPTHKPLFHDPSVAGEGFPFDYLQNSTVFAGEPLYLSHYSKSGAWAYVLTSYATGWVPSERIAPVGGAEREILQAQPLVGLLEDRMPIHSLRGQYMFEGYVGMVLPLQQKSAAQWRVDPAGHAGTAEIPHDAAAVLPMTFTRENMRRVITPVMQTTYGWGGLYGERDCSSTLRDIFAPFGLWLPRNSYKQSRVGKVVSFEGLDDAAKLARIAAEGKPFETLLYLKGHILLYLGIYDGEPAVLHTVWGVKTVDDEGNFGRHIIGKTVISSLRLGHELEGYSDEYSLLHKVESMNFVFEQEEE